In one Lolium rigidum isolate FL_2022 chromosome 3, APGP_CSIRO_Lrig_0.1, whole genome shotgun sequence genomic region, the following are encoded:
- the LOC124696754 gene encoding receptor-like protein 1: IERLNLSTNIFSGPIPINPSLNLPLSLKSLRFSQNNLSGRLSFIWLGNLTKLEVIDLSGNANLVVDVNIPGWTPLFQLKQLLLSGCDLDKSIIAEPRFLHTQRHLEVVDLSNNNLSGSMPNWLFTKEATLQYLNLGNNSLTGLLDPIWHTQSFLHVINIHMNHIAGQLPANISSMFPCLSVLDFSNNNLLGHIPSSLCEISLMQHLDLSNNKLSGEVPACVFTNYPMLMTLKVSNNKLGGVIFGGMNNLSIMSELCLDGNKFEGTISHDLSGVLEIMDLHDNELSGRLDMSLWNLSSLVIQNLSGNRLAGKIHPQICGLAGIRLFDLSSNNLAGSVPNCSFLLLNFLNLSGNSLSGDISYSFFNTSSLVALDIRHNQFTGNLHWVRYLGNTRLLFLSGNKFEGQISPILCKLLYLRIIDLSHNKLSGSLPACIGNISFKGETDDQIFQPVHGFISYFYRNFYTPKKYSNSYDFKSFAFATKGNLYTYGRSFFLSMSGIDLSANMLDGEIPWELGNLSRIKSLNLSYNFFVGPIPATFGGMKEIESLDLSHNELSGLIPQQLTQLSSLGVFSVAYNNLSGCIPNSGQLGSFGIQSYLANTNLHKITHGNMCTAPGPDPAPEEHVGEMFGDPVLYVVTAATFVLAFWATIGFSFCHPYGRSVMLKL; encoded by the coding sequence attGAACGGTTGAATCTCTCAACAAATATCTTCAGCGGACCAATTCCGATAAATCCATCTTTGAATCTTCCATTGTCGCTTAAGAGTCTGCGGTTTTCCCAAAACAATTTGAGTGGTAGGCTTTCTTTCATTTGGCTTGGAAACCTGACAAAACTAGAAGTGATAGACCTTTCAGGCAATGCTAACCTAGTTGTTGATGTCAATATTCCTGGATGGACACCTCTGTTCCAGTTGAAACAGCTATTACTCTCTGGTTGTGATCTTGACAAGAGCATTATTGCAGAACCACGTTTTTTACACACACAGCGTCATCTAGAGGTGGTTGATTTATCCAACAATAACTTGTCAGGTAGCATGCCGAATTGGCTGTTTACAAAGGAAGCAACACTACAGTATCTAAATCTTGGAAATAACTCGCTAACTGGATTGTTGGACCCAATATGGCATACCCAATCTTTTCTCCATGTTATCAACATACACATGAACCATATTGCAGGACAGCTGCCGGCTAACATCAGCTCAATGTTTCCATGTTTGTCTGTTCtggatttttctaataataacctCCTTGGGCACATACCATCTTCACTGTGCGAGATCAGCTTAATGCAACATTTAGACCTATCGAACAACAAACTTTCTGGGGAAGTTCCAGCTTGTGTGTTCACTAATTATCCCATGCTAATGACCTTGAAGGTATCAAACAACAAGCTTGGTGGTGTGATTTTTGGTGGGATGAATAATCTGTCCATTATGTCAGAATTGTGCCTGGACGGTAACAAATTTGAAGGGACAATATCTCATGACCTGTCAGGGGTTTTAGAAATCATGGATTTGCATGATAACGAGCTGTCTGGCAGACTCGATATGTCATTGTGGAATCTGTCTTCTTTGGTGATCCAGAATCTTTCAGGCAATCGTCTGGCCGGCAAAATTCATCCTCAAATTTGTGGCTTGGCAGGAATTCGACTTTTCGATCTATCTAGCAACAACCTTGCAGGGTCTGTGCCAAACTGTAGCTTTCTATTGCTCAATTTTCTTAACTTGTCTGGGAACTCCTTATCTGGCGATATCTCGTATTCCTTTTTCAACACATCAAGTCTGGTTGCTTTGGATATAAGACACAATCAGTTCACGGGCAACCTTCACTGGGTACGCTATCTTGGTAACACCAGGCTACTTTTCTTGAGTGGAAACAAGTTTGAAGGGCAGATCAGTCCAATCCTGTGCAAACTCCTGTACTTGAGGATAATTGATTTGTCACATAACAAGCTTTCAGGTTCATTACCAGCATGTATTGGTAATATCTCTTTCAAAGGCGAGACAGATGATCAGATTTTTCAGCCAGTCCACGGGTTTATATCCTACTTCTACAGAAATTTCTATACCCCCAAAAAGTACAGTAATTCCTATGACTTCAAAAGCTTCGCCTTTGCTACAAAAGGGAATCTGTACACATATGGTCGCAGTTTCTTTCTTTCGATGTCTGGCATCGACCTGTCTGCAAACATGCTGGATGGAGAAATTCCTTGGGAGCTAGGAAATCTAAGCCGTATCAAATCCCTTAACCTGTCATACAATTTTTTTGTTGGCCCAATCCCAGCAACCTTTGGTGGCATGAAGGAGATAGAAAGCTTGGACCTCTCCCACAATGAGTTGAGTGGACTGATACCTCAGCAGTTAACCCAGTTATCATCATTAGGGGTCTTCTCCGTGGCATACAACAACTTGTCAGGATGCATACCGAACTCTGGTCAGCTCGGGTCGTTCGGCATACAGAGCTACCTAGCAAACACCAACCTTCACAAGATCACACATGGCAACATGTGCACTGCTCCCGGTCCAGATCCAGCGCCGGAGGAACATGTGGGTGAGATGTTTGGTGATCCAGTGCTATACGTGGTCACCGCTGCCACGTTCGTGTTGGCATTTTGGGCCACCATTGGATTCTCATTTTGCCATCCCTACGGAAGGTCTGTAATGCTCAAGCTGTAG
- the LOC124696753 gene encoding receptor-like protein 43 codes for MGSLSPWGQFSLVPFLLLQFMLHVSYGCSVEERAALLEIRSSLMRAHSLEVPDSWRKDDHDCCSWKHVKCNNRTQRVSHLDLSSVYATTEGDGHWFLNSTVFSVFHELQYLDLSYNSPCSLSLKGLVGLAKLRYLDLSGTMWGVGFPEFIGEM; via the exons ATGGGTAGCCTCTCGCCATGGGGACAGTTCTCCCTGGTCCCATTTCTACTGTTACAGTTCATGCTTCACGTGTCCTATGGCTGCTCCGTGGAGGAGAGGGCTGCACTACTGGAGATCCGGTCTTCTCTGATGAGAGCGCACTCCCTGGAGGTGCCTGATTCATGGAGGAAGGATGATCATGATTGCTGCTCGTGGAAGCATGTCAAATGCAACAATAGAACACAGCGAGTGTCCCATCTTGACCTTTCCTCTGTATATGCAACAACAGAGGGAGATGGCCATTGGTTTTTGAACTCGACTGTGTTTTCTGTATTCCATGAGCTTCAGTACCTAGATCTATCATACAATTCCCCTTGTTCCTTAAGCTTGAAAG GATTAGTTGGGTTAGCCAAGCTTCGATATCTCGACCTCAGTGGCACTATGTGGGGAGTGGGTTTCCCAGAATTTATCGGAGAAATG